A genomic region of Haladaptatus sp. R4 contains the following coding sequences:
- a CDS encoding aldo/keto reductase → MEYETMGGEEIPKIGLGTWRMEGGTCRDAVSTALDLGYRHIDTAQAYGNEREVGQAIEHSDVDRDDVFLTTKVWPMHRKRTDIVNSVNESLTKLGTEYVDLLLIHWPNPLASTGEVMRTLSDLQNDGLTRHIGVSNFGVEQLEEARNEATVDVFTDQLQFHPFNPQEELLEYCQENDVLLTAYSPLAHGGAMHDHVLTELGKKYDKTPAQVALRWVTQQEKVVTIPKSTSEEHLKQNLDVFDFELTETEMALIARPSRLRTGLSMVRGRLGR, encoded by the coding sequence ATGGAGTACGAGACGATGGGCGGCGAGGAGATTCCGAAGATAGGCCTCGGAACGTGGCGGATGGAAGGTGGGACGTGCCGCGATGCGGTCTCGACGGCGCTCGACCTCGGCTACCGACACATCGACACCGCACAGGCCTACGGCAACGAGCGGGAGGTCGGGCAGGCCATCGAACACTCGGACGTCGACCGCGATGACGTGTTTCTGACGACGAAGGTGTGGCCGATGCACCGCAAACGGACCGACATCGTGAACTCCGTCAACGAGAGTCTCACGAAGCTCGGTACCGAATACGTCGATCTGTTGCTCATCCACTGGCCGAACCCGCTCGCCTCGACGGGAGAGGTGATGCGGACGCTGTCCGACCTCCAGAACGACGGGTTGACGCGACACATCGGCGTGAGCAACTTCGGCGTCGAGCAGTTGGAGGAGGCTCGGAACGAGGCCACGGTGGACGTGTTCACCGACCAACTCCAGTTTCACCCGTTCAACCCGCAGGAAGAGCTACTGGAATACTGCCAAGAGAACGACGTGCTGTTGACGGCCTACAGTCCGCTCGCACACGGCGGAGCCATGCACGACCACGTGCTCACTGAACTCGGCAAGAAGTACGACAAAACGCCCGCACAGGTCGCGCTTCGATGGGTGACACAACAGGAGAAGGTGGTCACGATTCCGAAGTCCACGAGCGAGGAGCACCTGAAACAGAACCTCGACGTGTTCGACTTCGAATTGACCGAAACGGAGATGGCGCTGATCGCCCGCCCGTCCCGCCTCCGAACCGGACTCTCGATGGTTCGCGGTCGATTGGGGCGGTAA
- a CDS encoding TetR/AcrR family transcriptional regulator, whose product MHNFSDEEREEIREQLIETAQELFTLLSYQKTTIEDITEPVGIAKSTFYRFFDTKGEIYVEVLHRQQDGVIDVVEAELKELQAPERQLERLFQTWTTEFEKRPLLLRSHEAPLEILREVDAQKVEEVKANVIRRIAPLIEDIQARCDGLIRDLTPEMVIELLSVLELVVAQKEGHESYGWSGYSQFKDSLIRIFILGLLSEGWVNDPAGNTESD is encoded by the coding sequence ATGCACAACTTCAGTGACGAGGAACGAGAGGAGATCAGAGAACAGCTGATCGAAACTGCACAAGAACTGTTCACGTTGCTAAGCTACCAGAAAACCACTATCGAGGACATTACTGAACCGGTGGGGATCGCAAAAAGTACGTTTTACCGTTTCTTCGACACGAAGGGAGAAATCTATGTGGAGGTTCTGCACAGACAACAAGACGGGGTAATCGATGTCGTCGAAGCCGAGTTGAAGGAATTACAAGCTCCCGAGCGACAACTCGAACGACTCTTCCAAACGTGGACCACCGAGTTCGAGAAACGACCGCTGTTATTACGGAGCCATGAAGCACCGCTGGAGATACTCCGAGAGGTTGATGCGCAGAAAGTCGAAGAAGTAAAAGCGAACGTTATCCGTCGGATCGCACCGCTAATCGAAGATATTCAAGCACGGTGCGACGGATTGATCCGCGATCTCACTCCCGAAATGGTCATCGAGCTGTTGTCCGTCCTCGAACTGGTAGTCGCTCAAAAAGAGGGTCACGAGAGCTACGGTTGGAGCGGTTATTCCCAGTTCAAAGACTCACTGATACGAATATTCATACTTGGGCTGCTGTCTGAGGGCTGGGTAAACGATCCTGCTGGGAATACCGAAAGCGACTGA